A single Thermococcus sp. DNA region contains:
- a CDS encoding phospholipase: MKKVIATIMVVVFVLFSSTYAVAWPTNGPSLNDKMNVHQRLTYMAIKAVYQDNPKLGEILMKYQNQLLYGAYDEDWRGGSVTIGGKTYTLESQYHFIDPMDHAGLFITDIATGHDVSAADKAQELYEKAVQLWKEGNYSGAMLYLGRTVHILEDASMIIAHNTPHLFEVLEEFKYAEDAHDFVENNVSPTVADDMLNGRVPLNLTPIKWWQIPEEKKKFIQGEDIYRGPHENGHMSLSNGVAWAYVDLAAHNSWRYMVYATGKDINLWGPLGHLGPYFWTRELKKGDWSVLKLQFLGASSITLVFFDIDMQNFYGKTLGYVEIYDKDHHLIAKYSQDPNLIGPTEVTVPGDTVYIYTHVDKDDWLDDTVDGWSIRNIVVHANFDPNSPSNFKTLDGRTYTKVQWAVYQTMQYDIRLVAGLMEKFFEDVGVTG, encoded by the coding sequence ATGAAAAAAGTGATTGCTACAATCATGGTGGTTGTTTTTGTTCTTTTTTCAAGCACATACGCAGTAGCATGGCCGACCAACGGACCTAGTCTGAACGACAAAATGAACGTTCACCAGAGGCTTACCTACATGGCAATAAAGGCCGTCTATCAGGATAACCCCAAACTCGGTGAAATCCTGATGAAATACCAAAACCAGCTTCTCTACGGTGCCTATGACGAGGACTGGAGAGGCGGGAGCGTAACAATCGGGGGCAAGACGTACACCCTTGAGAGTCAGTATCATTTTATAGACCCGATGGACCACGCAGGGCTATTTATCACTGATATAGCGACTGGACACGATGTTTCCGCCGCGGACAAGGCTCAAGAGCTCTATGAGAAGGCAGTGCAACTCTGGAAAGAAGGCAACTACAGTGGGGCCATGCTGTACCTTGGCAGGACGGTGCACATACTTGAGGACGCATCGATGATTATAGCCCACAACACTCCCCACCTGTTTGAGGTTCTCGAGGAGTTCAAATACGCCGAGGACGCCCATGATTTCGTTGAAAACAACGTCTCCCCCACGGTTGCCGACGATATGCTGAACGGAAGGGTTCCCCTTAACCTGACCCCCATAAAGTGGTGGCAGATTCCCGAGGAGAAAAAGAAGTTCATTCAGGGAGAGGACATATACCGCGGGCCTCACGAAAACGGACACATGAGCCTGTCCAATGGCGTCGCGTGGGCCTACGTGGACCTCGCCGCCCACAACTCATGGCGCTATATGGTCTATGCCACAGGAAAAGACATAAACCTCTGGGGGCCCCTCGGTCATTTAGGTCCTTACTTCTGGACGAGGGAGCTCAAAAAGGGTGACTGGAGTGTTCTTAAGCTCCAGTTCCTTGGAGCCAGCTCCATAACCCTTGTCTTCTTCGACATTGACATGCAGAACTTCTACGGAAAAACTCTCGGCTACGTCGAAATCTACGATAAGGACCACCACCTCATAGCCAAGTACTCCCAAGACCCTAACCTTATAGGGCCCACTGAAGTTACCGTTCCGGGGGACACCGTTTACATCTACACCCACGTTGACAAGGATGACTGGCTGGACGACACGGTTGACGGCTGGTCCATCAGAAACATAGTTGTTCACGCAAACTTCGACCCCAATTCCCCCAGTAACTTCAAGACCCTGGACGGCAGGACGTATACCAAAGTCCAGTGGGCGGTATATCAGACGATGCAGTATGATATCAGACTCGTCGCGGGGCTTATGGAGAAGTTCTTTGAAGACGTAGGCGTTACCGGCTGA